A window of the Lolium perenne isolate Kyuss_39 chromosome 7, Kyuss_2.0, whole genome shotgun sequence genome harbors these coding sequences:
- the LOC127314953 gene encoding uncharacterized protein has product MHYEARVQCVRDWHAERKVWMSKADCRDTLMAPWQYLQNPPQYVGEDKACFLAMVIWWTSAEYARKHEEGKQKRLEMGGGSHVLGSKNLALTLQQEEVKTGVTPNLFGLFQKSKTRREPHPETGSVWVNGLAEAQCGAYRSKFKDKHGEDADPTTEDFDVEVAVLAGQGKKGGRLWIADGLVDPTTIPSLRQIRRGRTSEQPRVETRPRASDLAVEKLRAEMEERERRHQEEQMQMQQQLRENMQMQQQMLQQMQQQQQMFQQMFMNQTVLTSPPGSSGPSTSCPPMFPHFIPTPDPAVMALLQQAPSQSPLTPGLTVNNTGIIRSLQQFLGGQGGGEGQGSGEGQGSGEG; this is encoded by the exons atgcactacgaggcacgtgtccagtgcgtccgcgactggcacgccgagCGCAAAGTTTGGATGAGTAAGGCTGATTGTCGGGATACGCTCATGGCACCGTGGCAGTACCTGCAG aaccctcctcagtacgtcggggAAGACAAGGCGTGCTTTCTTGCGATGGTCATATGGTGGACATCCGCCGAGTACGCccggaagcacgaggagggcaagcagAAGCGTTTAGAGATGGGAGGTGGATCACATGTCCTGGGCAGCAAGAACTTGGCCCTTACCTTGCAGCAAGAG gaagtgaaGACAGGCGTGACACCAAACTTGTTTGGCCTTTTCCAAAAGTCCAAGACCAGGAGGGAGCCGCATCCTGAAACGGGGTCCGTGTGGGTCAACGGGCTAGCGGAGGCCCAGTGTGGCGCGTACCGCTCGAAGTTCAAGGACAAGCACGGCGAAGACGCCGACCCAACCACCGAAGACTTTGACGttgaggttgcggtgcttgcgggacaaggcaagaagggtggccgcctatggattgctgacgggttagtcgacccaacgaccattccatctctacgccagatccgtcgtgggcGTACGAGCGAGCAGCCTCGGGTAGAGACCCGCCCACGGGCTTCGGACCTAGCTGTGGAGAAGTTACGG gcggagatggaagaaagggaacggaggcaccaagaggagcagatgcagatgcagcagcagcTTAGGGAGAACATGCAGATGCAGCAGCAGATGTTGCAGCAGATGCAACAACAGCAGCAGATGTTCCAGCAGATGTTCATGAACCAGACCGTGCTGACTTCACCACCGGGGAGTAGTGGTCCTAGCACGTCGTGTCCTCCTATGTTCCCACATTTT ATCCCCACGCCCGATCCGGCTGTGATGGCGCTCCTCCAGCAAGCGCCAAGTCAGAGCCCGCTGACACCTGGCTTGACCGTCAACAATACGGGCATCATCCGGAGCCTGCAGCAGTTTCTAG GAGGACAAGGAGgtggagaaggacaaggaagtggagaaggacaaggaagTGGCGAAGGTTGA